The following nucleotide sequence is from Bacteroidota bacterium.
CGAAGGACGACGAGCGCGAGAAAGGCAGCATCCGCGACCTGCTGGCACCCTCCCTCCGGTTTGTCCTCACGATTGGCATCGTGATCGGGGTACTCCAGCAGGCGACGGGTATCAACTCGGTCTTTTTCTACGCCCCGACGATCTTCGAGCAGTCCGGCATCGGCACCGATGCCTCGTTCGTGCAGGCCATCTTCGTGGGCCTCATCAACCTCGTGTTCACGCTCCTCGCGATCGCGCTGATCGACAAGCTGGGCCGGAAGCCGCTGCTCATCGGCGGCCTGATCGGGATCACGGCGGCGATGATGATCCTGGCCTTCGGGTTCGGGCAGGCGACCTACACGCTCCCGGCCGAGGCCTCAGCGGTTGTGGGCACCGAGCAAGCAGACGGGCTCGCGCCGCTGATCGGGGAGACGTTCGACAGCGACGTGGCCTTCAAGACGGCGCTCCAGGCCGCCATCGGCACCGAGGCGGCGACCGAGTTCGAGGCCCCGCTCATCACGGCAGCCATTGCGATGAACCCGACGCTGATCCTGATCGGCATCCTGGGCTTCGTCGCTTCGTTTGCGGTCTCGCTCGGGCCGGTGATGTGGGTGCTGTTCTCGGAACTCTTCCCCAACCGCATTCGCGGGATCGCGATTTCGTTCGTCGGGCTCATCAACTCGGCCGTCAGCTTCCTCGTGCAGCAGATCTTCCCGTGGGAGCTGGCCACGCTCGGAAGCTCGCTGACGTTTTTGATCTACGGCGTCTTCGCCGCGCTCGGGCTCGTGTTCGTGATCTTCGTCGTGCCTGAGACGAAGGGCAAGTCGCTCGAAGAACTCGAAGCCGAACTCGTCCGCACGCCCGCCGCCTGACGCTCCTGCTTCCCATGCCAGTACCTGACGCCTCCCAAACCGCCCCTCCCGGCGACGCAGCCCCCGCGTCCGTCTATGTCGGCTCCGCCCGCCTTCGCACGGACGCGCACCCGGTCACGGGCGACATCGCCGAGATCGACGGCGACCGCTACTACCGGATCGCGAACGCCGACCAGATGCCGCCGTTCTTCGTCTCCGTCGTGAGCGACGCCGACCACTGGCTGTTCGTGTCGAGCCGGGGCGGGGTGTCAGCCGGCCGGGTCAGCCCCGAGCGCGCGCTCTTTCCGTACGTCACCGTGGACCGCATCCACGACGCGAGCGGCTCGACGGGCAGCGCGACCCTCTTGCTCGCGCAGCGTCCGGGCGACGGCTCGAACGGCGCGGCCCGCACGATGCTGTGGGAGCCGTTCTCGGACCGCTACGCCGGACTCTACGACCTCCGCCGCGCCCTCTACAAGAACCTCCGGGGCGACCGGCTCCGCTTCGAGGAGGTCAACCACGACCTCGGGCTGACGTTTGTCTACACCTGGTGCACGAGCGAGCGCTTCGGCTTCGTCAAGCGCTCCGAACTCCGCAACCACGGCGCGGGTGCCGCCCGCGTGCGCGTGCTCGACGGCGTGCGCAACCTGATGCCCTACGGCGTCAGCCGCGACCTCCAGGAGACGCGCAGCAACCTCGCCGACGCCTACAAGAAAAACGAGCGCGTCCCCGGCACGACCCTCGGCCTGTTCACGCTCAGCGCCCAGCCCGTCGACAAGGCCGAGCCGAGCGAGGCGCTGAAGGCGACGACCGTGTGGTCGGTCGGCCTCGACCCGGACGCCGTCCTGCTCTCGGCGCGCCAACTGGACCGGTTCCGCCGCGGGCGGCCCGTCGAGTCGGAGGCGATGGTGCGCGCCGAGCGCGGGGCGTACTTCCTCCACGCGACCGTCGCCCTCGCGCCGGACGAGACCGCGACCTGGGACCTCGCCGCCGACATCGAGCAGGACGTGGCGGACGTGGTCGCCCTCACCGAGCACCTCGCCGACCCGGACGCGCTCCGCACGGCACTCCACGAGGACATCGACGCGGGGACGGAGCGGCTGCGGCGGCTCGTGGCGATGGCCGACGGCGAGCAGCGCAGCGCCGAGCGCATGACGACGGCGCGGCACCGGATGAACGTCCTGTTCAACATCATGCGCGGCGGCATCTTCGACCGGGGCTACGCCGTCGACCGCGAGGACGTGCGAGCCTACGTCGCCCACTTCAACGCCCCCGTCGCCGAGGCGCACGCCGACCTCTTCGGCCGCCTGCCCGTCCAGCTCACGATCCAGGCATTGCAGGACGCTGCGCGCGAGGGCAGCCCCGACTTCCAGCGGCTCTGCTCGACCTACCTCCCGCTCCACTTTAGCCGCCGCCACGGCGACCCGAGCCGCCCGTGGAACCGCTTCTCGATCGACGTCCGCAACGCCGACGGCACAGCGGCGCGCGGCTACGAGGGCAACTGGCGCGACATCTTCCAGAACTGGGAAGCCCTCGGGCGCTCGTTCCCCGGCTTCCTCGGCGGCATGATCGCCACCTTCGTCAACGCCTCGACGGCCGACGGCTACAACCCGTACCGGATCACCGACAAGGGGATCGACTGGGAAACCATCGAGCCGGACGATCCGTGGTCCTACATCGGGTACTGGGGCGACCATCAGATCATCTACCTTCTCCGGCTCCTCACGCTTGCCCGGGCGCACAACCCTGACCACCTCGCGGGCTTGCTCTCGGAGCGCCGCTTCAGCTACGCGAACGTCCCCTACCGCATCAAGCCCTACGCCGACCTCCTCCGCGACCCACACGACACGGTCGTCTACGACGCCGACGAGGAGACCCGCATCGCCGGGCGCGTGGCGTCCGTCGGGGCCGACGGAAAGCTGCTGTGGGGCGGGGACGACACCGTGCTCCTGGTGACGTTTGCCGAGAAACTGCTCGTCCCGCTCCTCGCCAAGCTGACCAACTTCATCCCCGAGGGCGGCATCTGGATGAACACCCAGCGCCCGGAGTGGAACGATGCCAACAACGCGCTCGTCGGCAACGGGGTGTCGATGGTGACGCTTTTTGCCGTCCGGCGCTACCTATCGTTCCTGAGCACTCTGCTCGGCGACGCGACCGAGGAGCAGGTCGAGCTTTCGGCCGAGGTGGCGGCGCTGCTGCGCGCCGTCGGCGAGACGTTCGAGCAGCACGCGGACTTAGCCGGCCGCAGCCTGAGCGACGCCGAGCGGAAGCAGGTCGTCGACGCCCTCGGCGAAGCCGGGAGCGCCTACCGCGAGCGGCTCTACGCGGCCGGACTCTCGGGCGAGACGGAGGCGGTTCCGCACGCCGAGGTCCAAGCGCTCATCGACCGAGCCTCGGCGTTTCTGGACCACACGGTCCGCGTCAACCGGCGCGGCGACGGCCTCTTCCACGCCTACAACCTGATGACGGCCGAGGGGGACGAGGTCGCCGTCTCGCACCTCTACGCGATGCTGGAGGGCCAGGTCGCCGCACTCGACGCAGGCGTGCTCGGTCCCGCGACTGCCGCCGATGTGCTGGACGCAATGCGGGCGAGCGCGCTCTACCGCCCGGACCAGCACAGCTACCTCCTGTACCCGGACCGCTCGCTCCCCGGCTTCCTCGAAAAGAACAACCTGCCGGACGAGGCCGCCCGGCAGTCGCCGCTGCTCCAGGCGCTCCTCGCCGAGGGCGACCGGAGCCTCGTCGTCCGGGACGTGCGCGGCGGCGTGCATTTCAACGGCACCTTCCGCAACAAGGCCGACGTCCAGGCCGCGCTCGACGCGCTCCGGGCGAACGGCCACGCCGAAGCCGTGGACCGCGAGGCAGCCTTCGTGCTGGGCGTGTTCGAGCAGGTCTTCCACCACCGCGCGTACACCGGCCGCTCGGGGACGTTCTTCGGCTACGAAGGGCTGGGCAGCATCTACTGGCACATGGTCTCCAAGCTCGCCCTCGCCACGCAGGAGACCTTCTTTCGCGCCCACGCCGCCGGGGCCGACAACGCCGTACTCCGGCGCCTCGCCGACGCCTACTACGACGTGCGCGCAGGCCTCGGCGTGACCAAGACGCCCGAGGAGTTCGGGGCTTTCCCGGCTGATGCCTACTCCCACACGCCCGGCCACGCGGGAGCCAAGCAGCCCGGGATGACGGGCCAGGTCAAAGAGGACATCCTGTGCCGCTGGGGCGAACTCGGCGTGCTCGTCGAGGGCGGGCAGATCGTCTTCCGGCCGGCCCTGCTACGGGCGTCGGAGTTTCTCGCAGCCCCCCGGCGCTTCCGCTACGTCGACCTCGGCGGCGCGCTGCAGACGCTCGACCTCGACGCCGGCACGATGGCGTTCACCTATTGCCAGGTGCCCGTCGTGTACCGGCGCGGCGACGCCCTCGCGGTCCGCGTGACCGGGCTGGGCGGCACCCCCGCCGACGCCGGGGGCGACACGCTCAGCCGGGCGACGAGCGCCGCCGTGTTTGGCCGCACCGGTGAGGTCGAGCGCATCGACGTGACCCTCTCTCCTGCCCGCTGAGCCCGGACGCATGCCTACTCCCACGCACCACGAGACGGCTCCCGAGGACCGCATCTCTTTCGGCCACCGCGTGGTCTACGGCCTGGGCGCGTTCGTCAACAACCTGCTCGCCGGGGCGAGCGGCGGGATGATGATCGTCCTCAACCTCGGCTTCGGGATGAACCCGGCGCTCGTCGGGCTCCTCGGCGCGATCCCCCGGATCTCGGACGCGTTCACGGACCCGCTGATGGGGTACATCTCCGACCAGACGCAGACGCGGTGGGGCCGGCGGCGACCGTACATCTTCGGCGGGGCGATCGCGGTCGGGCTGATCTTCATCTTCCTCTGGCAACTCCCCGACGGCAAGAGCGAGACGTTCTACTTCGTCTACTTCCTCATCGGGTCGCTCTTCTTCTACCTCGCCTACACGGTCTGGGCGACGCCGTGGGTGGCGCTGGGCTTCGAGCTGACGCCGGACTACCACGAGCGCACGCGGCTCATGGGGACCTCCAACTTCATCGGCCAGCTCGCCTACGTCGCCTCGCCGTGGTTCCTGTGGATCATGTCCTACGAGGGGTTCTTCGAGAACCAGCGCGAGGGCGCGGCGGGGCTCGCCATCATCATCGCCGTCATCGTGATGGCAGTCGGCGTGCTCCCGGCGATCTTCCTCCGCGAGCCGTTCCGGGCCGTGGCGGCCGCCGAGAACAAAGAGGGGCTCGGTGGGAGTGCCGTCGCGCGGCGGATCAGCGAGTTCTTCCAGGGCTTCGGGACGGTGCTCCAGTCCCGCCCGTTCCTGCTGCTCTGCGTGGCGACGTTCCTGATCTTCAACGGGTTCATGCTGATCGCGTCGTTCCAGTTCTACGTGATCATCTACTACGTCTTCGGCGGCGACCAGACCCTCGGCGCGGAGTACGCAGGCTACGCCGGGTCGGTCGGCGCGATTGCGACGTTCGCCGTGGTAGTGTTCGTGACGTGGCTCGGGACGAAGATCGGGAAGCGGAAGGCATTTATGATCGCCATCGGGGTCTCGGTCGTCGGCTACCTCCTCAAGTGGCCGACCTACAACCCGGAGCTTCCGTGGCTGGTGATGGTCCCGGCCCCGCTGATGGCGTTCGGCCTCGGCGGCCTCTTCACGCTCGTCCCGTCGATGATCGCCGACGTGGTCGACCTCGACGAGCTGACGAGCTATGAGCGGCGTGAGGGCATGTTCGGCTCGATCTACTGGTGGGTCGTCAAGCTCGGCATGGCGGCGGCGCTCGCGGCGGGCGGCTTTCTCCTCAACGCGACCGGCTTCGACGTGGAACTCGGCAGCGCGCAGACCGAGCAGACGCTCTTCCTGATGCGCGTCTTCGACGTGGGCATCCCGGCGCTGACCTCGCTCGTCGCCATCTGGGCGATTGCCAACTTCCCGATCACCGAGGACACAGCCTACGAGGTCCGCACGAAGCTAGAAGCCCGGCGCGGCCCCGTCGGCCGCGAGGTGTTGGACGCGTAGCTTCGCGGGAGGCACCGCGAACCTAGAAGAATGATCTCAGGAGCGCTCGACCACCTCAAACGCGGCGCGTAGCTCCGTCGCCGAGTCGCCGCCGATCCAGACGTGGAAGGTGCCCGGCTCGGTGACGCACTGCATCTGCCGGTCGTAGAACGCGAGGTCGTCGGTGTGAAGCTGGAAAACGACGGTCGTGCGCTCGCCAGGCTGGAGGCCGAGGCGCTGGAAGCCTTTCAGCTCGCGCACCGGCCGGGTCACGCTGCCGACGAGGTCGCGGACGTAGAGTTGGACGACCTCCTCGGCCTCGCAGTCGCCGACGTTCGTCACCTCGGCGCGGACGGTGAGCGTGTCGCCGGGCGCAACCTCGTGCGGGCTCACCTCGATGTTCGCATACTCGAACGCGGCGTAGGACAGCCCGAACCCGAACCGGAAGAGCGGCGTGGCCCCCGCGTCGAGGTAGAACGACGTGTTGCCGAGCGAGGTCTGGACAGCGCGCGGCTCGATGTTGTCGATGTGGGTCACCGTCTCCGGCGTCGGCGGGCGGCCCGTGTTTTTGTGCCCGTAGTAGATCGGAATCTGCCCGACCCTGCGCGGGAACGTCACCGGCAGCTTGCCCGAGGGCGACACGTCGCCAAAGAGCAGATCGACGAGCGCCGGCCCGGCCATCGTGCCGGGGTGCCACGCAAACAGGAGCGCATCGACGGCGCTGAGCACCGGCTCCAGCGTCAGCGGCCGGCCCGCCATGACGACGACCACGACGGGTTTCCCGACGGCGGCGACGGCCTCGACGAGTGCTTCTTGCGCCCCGGGCAGGCTGATGTCGGCGCGGCAGTGGGCCTCGCCGGAGAGAATCGACTCCTCACCCAGAAACAGCAGCACGACGTCGGCCTGCTTGGCCGCTTCGATGGCGTCGCCGAAGCCGCCGCGGCCCCGGCTGCGCGTCGTCTCCAGCGCCCGCACGTACCGGATCTCCATCGTCTCGCCGAACCGCGCCCGGAGCGTGCCGAGCGGCGTCCGGCTGTGCTCCGGGTTGCCGTCGAAGACCCAGGTGCCGAGCTGCTCGTACCCGTCGTCGGCGAGCGGGCCGATGACGGCGAGGCGGCTCAGCCGGTCGGCGGCGAGCGGCAGGGTCGGTCCGTCGTTCTTCAGCAGCACGGCGCTCTGCGTCGCGGCCGTCCGGGCAGCACCGAGATGGTCGGGGTTGGCCGGCGCGGGGAACGCGCCAGGGTCGGTGTACGGGTTCTCGAAGAGGCCGAGGCGGAGCTTGACCCGGAGCACGTTCGCCACGGCTGCGTCGATCCGCTCTTCGGCGATGCGCCCCGACTCGACGAGCGCGCGGAGATGGTCGGCGTAGGTCGTGCTCGCCATCTCCAGGTCGAGTCCCGCCGTCGCGGCTTCGTAGGCGGCCTCGCTGTGGTCGGCGGCGAGGCCGTGGGTGCAGAGTTCGGGGACCGAGTTCCAGTCGCTGACGGTGAGCGCGTCGCTGCCCCACTCGTCCCGGAGGATCGTCGTCAGCAGCCAGCGGTTCGCCGTCGCGGGCACGCCGTTGAGGTCGCTGAACGAGGCCATGAGCGAAGTCGCCCCCGCGTCCAGGGCGGCCTTGAACGGCGGGAGGTGGACGTTCCGAAGCTCGTGCTCGGGGACGTTGGTGGTGTTGTAGTCGCGCCCGCCTTCACTTGCGCCGTAGCCCGCAAAGTGCTTGGCGCAAGCCGCGATGGCATCGGGCGCGGCGAGAGCCTGCCCCGGACTCGGTCCGGGGTCTTCGCTCTGGAAACCACGCACCGTCGCCGCACCGAGGGCACCGATCAGGAACGGGTCCTCGCCGAACGTCTCGGCGATCCGGCCCCAGCGCGGGTCGCGCCCGAGGTCGAGCATCGGCGCGTAGCTCCAGTTGACGCCCGCCGCCGCTGCCTCCACCGCCGCGGTCCGGGCGCTGGTCTCCACGAGATCGGGGTTCCAGGTCGCGGCCAGGCCGAGCGGGATCGGGAAGATGGTCTCGAAGCCGTGGACGACGTCGCGGCCGTTGAGAAGGGGGATGCCTAGCCGGCTCTCCTCGACCGCGAGGCGCTGAAGCTCGTTGACCGTCTCGACGTGGACTTCGTTGAGCACCGACCCGATGCGGCCCTGCACGACGGCCTCGCCGAGCCCGTCCGGCACCTCGCCCTCGCCGCTCATCGCGAGGCCAAGCTGGCCGATCTTCTCGTCCAGCGTCATCGCGCCGAGCAGCGCCTGGATCCGAGGCTCCATAGGGGAATCAGGCGTGGGGCCGACGCTTACTCGCTCCGCTCGTAGACGCGGACGTAGTCCACCTGCATCGTCTGCGGGAAGACCGTCGTTGCGTCCGGCGACCCCGGCAGGTTGCCGCCGACGGCCACGTTCAGGATCATGTGGAAGGCGTGGTCGAACGGCGCGGCCGGGTTCTCCTCTTCGAGTCCCGCCACGAACCAGTCGTCCGAGGTCTGGGTCTGGTAGAGCACGTTGTTGATGTACCACCGGATGGTCGTGGGTACGAACTCGTCCTCCTCGGTGTCCGGGTTGTCAGGAACGGCCTCCTCCCACTCGACGGTGAAGACGAAGAAGTCGTCGGCAATCGTCCCGGCGGCGAGTTGGAATTCCTCGCCTGCGAACACGTTGTCCGGGAAGCTCCCACCATAGTGCAGGGTCCCGAACACCTCGCCGGGCTTGCTGCCGACGGCTTCCATAATGTCGATCTCGCCGCTGGCGGCCCACCCGCCGTAGGTCGGCTCGCTGAAGAGTAGCCAGATGGCGGGCCAA
It contains:
- a CDS encoding sugar porter family MFS transporter, with amino-acid sequence MNRLYVIRTALIVALGGFLMGFDASVISGVVGFIETEFSLSKTQLGFSVASLTLTATLAMMVSGPLSDRFGRRRILFFAAVLYAISAIASALAPSFTVLVIARMIGGFGVGASLIIAPLYIAEIAPPEVRGQMVSFNQLNIVTGITVAFFTNYLILQLADTSAVIAGNEWRWMLGLETMPAVLYFVGLFFVPRSPRWLLMQGRRDEALPIMQMAVGSVAAVQELDEIQKSMAKDDEREKGSIRDLLAPSLRFVLTIGIVIGVLQQATGINSVFFYAPTIFEQSGIGTDASFVQAIFVGLINLVFTLLAIALIDKLGRKPLLIGGLIGITAAMMILAFGFGQATYTLPAEASAVVGTEQADGLAPLIGETFDSDVAFKTALQAAIGTEAATEFEAPLITAAIAMNPTLILIGILGFVASFAVSLGPVMWVLFSELFPNRIRGIAISFVGLINSAVSFLVQQIFPWELATLGSSLTFLIYGVFAALGLVFVIFVVPETKGKSLEELEAELVRTPAA
- a CDS encoding MFS transporter produces the protein MPTPTHHETAPEDRISFGHRVVYGLGAFVNNLLAGASGGMMIVLNLGFGMNPALVGLLGAIPRISDAFTDPLMGYISDQTQTRWGRRRPYIFGGAIAVGLIFIFLWQLPDGKSETFYFVYFLIGSLFFYLAYTVWATPWVALGFELTPDYHERTRLMGTSNFIGQLAYVASPWFLWIMSYEGFFENQREGAAGLAIIIAVIVMAVGVLPAIFLREPFRAVAAAENKEGLGGSAVARRISEFFQGFGTVLQSRPFLLLCVATFLIFNGFMLIASFQFYVIIYYVFGGDQTLGAEYAGYAGSVGAIATFAVVVFVTWLGTKIGKRKAFMIAIGVSVVGYLLKWPTYNPELPWLVMVPAPLMAFGLGGLFTLVPSMIADVVDLDELTSYERREGMFGSIYWWVVKLGMAAALAAGGFLLNATGFDVELGSAQTEQTLFLMRVFDVGIPALTSLVAIWAIANFPITEDTAYEVRTKLEARRGPVGREVLDA
- a CDS encoding glycoside hydrolase family 16 protein, with product MPRFAFALTCIAVLALAACDNSVEQAIPDPEFTPEGWALVWNDEFDGTEVDTSKWEFQLGDGCNQGVGNELCGWGNNELQSYNAESATVADGLLTITARQDTLSGDTTYTSARLRTLGKGDWTYGRFEVKAKLPTGQGLWPAIWLLFSEPTYGGWAASGEIDIMEAVGSKPGEVFGTLHYGGSFPDNVFAGEEFQLAAGTIADDFFVFTVEWEEAVPDNPDTEEDEFVPTTIRWYINNVLYQTQTSDDWFVAGLEEENPAAPFDHAFHMILNVAVGGNLPGSPDATTVFPQTMQVDYVRVYERSE